In the genome of Terriglobia bacterium, the window GCTGATTACGAATCAGCTGCTCTACCAACTGAGCTACGCCGGCAAAAAAATGCTCACCCGAACCGGGTGAGCAATAGTTGTAAAGAGAAAAAGGATCGATAACCCCGTCCAGCAAACGGAGTCAAGCTCCAATGGAGTAAATTTAAGGAGGGGGGTATAGCTTGTCAACGAATTATTTTTTGACGTTTGCAAGGTATTCAGGCGATTGCGGTTACTTCGGGAGTACCAAAAACATGACAGCTATTCGATGAGTTGCTTGGGTGTAACTCCTTGACCCAGCTTGAGTTGGATGATTTCCATGTCCTGCGGCCGGTCGAACACCCGATTCGGGTATCTCCATTTCACAAAAATGCGGACTCCCCCGTAACTGAGGCCTACAACAAGAGTAAAAAGCAAAGCGATGCCGATAAAACTGAAGATCGTCAGGATCACATCGCGCATTGAAATGTCCGGACGCGGCTGGTCCCAGGTGACTTGAGTCTCGTAATTCACTCCATCGAGGATCGCCTTCGCAACGTTGGGATCCTTCGAGCCACGGACGATCGCAAACAGCGCGCTCACACGTTTGCGGAGTCCGGCATCGGCGGGAGAGCGGGCCAACCACTGGTCTTCATATTTCTTCGCAAGCTGTTGATTTGGATACATCAACAGGACGAGATGCGCGATCTTGCCGTTCACGCGATAGTCGGCGGTCGCGACGTCGACGCTATCGTCGAATCCGAGCGTCTGCGGGTCGAGGTCGAGATTCCGTCCGAGGGCGGAAGCGTCGATGATGTATTTTTCGG includes:
- a CDS encoding DUF6599 family protein, whose translation is MYKRWFSSLLLLMMCAAALMGQSREAVLKAIQQDSKWSPADQPAQYDEKNIAKLSGKRAEAIQHYGLTGATTQTWMGPDGPVRLTLYEMLDAGAAYGVFTLDRNLDEAGFAAIPIGTEGFRVGNHAEFWQAKYVVRLEGSTAATDKLARAISANVFGSSHRPQVATHLPPENLIQGSEKYIIDASALGRNLDLDPQTLGFDDSVDVATADYRVNGKIAHLVLLMYPNQQLAKKYEDQWLARSPADAGLRKRVSALFAIVRGSKDPNVAKAILDGVNYETQVTWDQPRPDISMRDVILTIFSFIGIALLFTLVVGLSYGGVRIFVKWRYPNRVFDRPQDMEIIQLKLGQGVTPKQLIE